A genomic region of Leishmania braziliensis MHOM/BR/75/M2904 complete genome, chromosome 33 contains the following coding sequences:
- a CDS encoding putative guanylate kinase, producing the protein MNKPLNALVVCGPSGVGKGTLLGRLIREYPNRFAYSVSHTTRKPRQGEVDGREYHFIDCESILKMRDNNEFLELCDVHGNLYGTSVAAVHAVQQEGKVCIIEIDVKGAQKLFDRTDKALNAVYFFITAPKEELRKRIMKRGADNEAMLQRRLETAESEYKFLEENPDFFSVLLVNDELEAAYAGLLAAINDQLRKHNMEKLTA; encoded by the coding sequence ATGAACAAGCCTCTGAACGCGTTGGTGGTGTGCGGCCCATCTGGTGTAGGCAAGGGAACCCTACTGGGCCGCCTTATCCGTGAGTACCCCAACCGCTTCGCCTACTCGGTGTCGCACACAACTCGTAAACCACGTCAGGGAGAGGTAGATGGCCGTGAGTATCACTTCATAGACTGTGAGAGCATCCTCAAGATGCGCGACAACAACGAGTTCCTCGAACTGTGCGACGTGCACGGTAACCTCTACGGCAcgagcgtcgccgccgtgcaCGCCGTACAGCAGGAGGGGAAGGTGTGCATCATCGAGATAGATGTGAAGGGGGCACAGAAACTGTTCGACCGCACCGACAAGGCGCTGAACGCCGTGTACTTCTTCATAACGGCTCCAAAGgaagagctgcgcaagcgcaTCATGAAGCGTGGCGCCGATAATgaggcgatgctgcagcggcgtctTGAGACAGCCGAGTCAGAGTACAAGTTTCTCGAGGAGAATCCCGACTTCTTCTCCGTGCTGCTGGTGAATgatgagctggaggcggcgtACGCTGGTCTCTTGGCCGCCATCAATGACCAGCTGAGGAAGCACAACATGGAGAAACTGACTGCCTAG